The following is a genomic window from Xenopus laevis strain J_2021 chromosome 2L, Xenopus_laevis_v10.1, whole genome shotgun sequence.
gatgtaaaaatatgcaaattaagtatactcttaatgggactgcactaggcaaatccataatggaaaaggaccttatAGTCACTGTAGTAGTGATAGGTGGGCTGGGCCAATCCCGTACCCCTCTCCGGGTCACAGCcgagtgcgggttgagctcttccgaCTTCTCTCCCCGCGACCTTCCAAATGTaggcttccgacttccaggttgaACTTTTACAGAGGCGAGCCCGGCCTCTTTTGCGACATCATTAATGGGGCGGGtaggcacaggtctataaaaggaaccagaAGTCAGGCTCGGGATGATGGAGGGCGGGTGCGGGAAAATCCCGACCTGCACATCGCTACATTGTAGATAATAGACTTGgcagtagcaagcaatgccagtcagcagcttcaagggcaaacaaggttttgagctgtattaaaaaggggcAAAGGTTTGTGGGAGGAGGACATCATGTTTCCACTGTACAGAAGAGTTCCTTTTATTgccatcttgaagtcaggaaataattttttccccctctaaggcaaattggtgagTGTTTTTGCCTTCTTTTGCCTCTGACTCAACTagcaggcaggttatatattgacttaaaagttaaaacctaacttactatgttaataataatgttaataataaaagtcaccaagtttgcccaggagcagtaactcatagcaaccaatcagcaggtagcaatttctagtcacctgttcaaaagcaaacattgtattggttgcCACTGGTTACTGCCCTGggtaaactttgtgccttttattacatatgggggataaaaTTACTGGTCTGTAATCAGCCCCAGCCACCACAGAGGCATAAAACAATGATAGGGTACTTGCGTCTGATGTGTCTGTCCTGACTCAAAAGTTGTGCCGtttcataaaaataaagtgcaagtttCATTGGTGTCAGTGTAGGTGCTCTGGACAGTATCATGAAAGGTGCCTaggtacagtggcataactatagaggaaacagaccctttTTTGAAAGTAGAGGGTAAAAAATgtcctttaataacaaaaattttaatttcaattcCAATTTCACTACAAATTTGTTTTAGGGCTAAACTATACATGAGATTTTGTAGGACGATGTCAGAGCACATTCTATAAATTGAATGTAGTCGTATATGTAGATCAAAAGTGCAGTTTTGTCCTTATtgccacttttgtgaatttccctcCTTGCGTTCTTTCAGACAGAATCTGCTATTAGTAGAGCCAATAAGAGtgcatctttttctctttaatttccAACATGTCAGGTGTTACATTACCAAATTGTGCCACCTTGTGGTCAGAAATGTGTGTATTTCAATTTTCTATAACATCATTGTTTAAACCATCCTTCTTCAGAGTTCCCTTTCCTCCCCAGAGGTACATTAAATGGCCTAAACTGTTTTAACACCCTTTCTAAAATGTCCTCAGTCTGCACACTCATAAAAATATGTCAGAATATGAACTTTGTTTGTTGGGTAAGCAGCTGCACATAAGCCCAACATCTAGGAGCACTTCCGTCACCATATTACCAGAGGTGGAAAGAAGCCACCTCTGTTAACTTTAAAAgccaaattttcatgtttttaaaatggaGGGGTTAATGAAGCAGATTAGCACAAGGCCAAATTTTGCCACTGCTAGAGTCTGGTGCACTGCAAACGTAATTTAGAGGAATCAATTGTGCTTCACCTGATGGACGAGTTTGGGTTTGGCAGAAGCCACCTACATGAATGTGCAAGCAGACTGCAGCGCTTTAGAAAAATGCTTTTATGACATTGATGCTTTTATTCCACCTGAAAgctaaaaaagttttgtttttctattttaactACTGACTAACAGTAAAATCATTGTTTTTGGGACATTAATCAGGTCAGTGAATCTTTGGTCAAGCTACAGTGTCACTACTTTGCCAGTTCCTTGTACATATAGGAATAATGTCTTAAAATGACTTGGTATagaattcattatccagaaaactatgaattacagaaagtgtCTAAATACAAGGGGGTAGTGGGAGCACTCCAggctaaaaaaatatgtttaaatacaatggaagtgcaactgacatcctattaatcaatgcacattccctggtcccgtctcacaagtaattcagtatatattcaAGTGAATGTGTGTATaaaaacaagggtttttagttacaaagttgtgatcataaaattggtaagccaccataccacgtcaaggtaaccCCATACTgtggtccctaactgtttacctctggtcatagtgtAAAAGTAGTAATCATTGGGAAcagtgtctcctgaccttggcTTTGGTTTTAATCAAAGGGCTAGACAAAAGAGCAACACATTCCAGTCTATCTTGCTCTGCTCTAAGTCACTACTACCATAGTAGCATTGGTTATAGTTGTTAACAAGCGGATACATACATGAACTCAAATGGAAATGGTAGAAGTGTTCTATGAGAAGCTTTATGTTTTCTTTgacatttttgctgcaaaatagaGCCGAGATCATGTTCAAGCAATGACAACCATTTTTTGAAACATTGCCTTTATTAGTTATAATAGTGGTTTCCAGACTTTTCAACATAAAAAGATAGATGTTTACCATTTCATTTTATACAtagattcaataaaaaaaatgtttcatattgaataaaaaaaaaaaagtaaaaattcagcAGACATTGTGCAAAAACAAAGGCCAAACTAAAACCCTAAAGGAGCTTTATAAAGATAATCCTAATCTGTTCCCTTAACTTCATTCATATCAAGacaaatataacataaataataaaaaatatgagcTTTTCATACCATactggaaaacatgttatttatgCCTCAAACACATGGGGACTTTTCCctctatttattatgtttttagctGGTAccaatttaaattcgaattcatGCTTATTTGTTTATGCCCTCCTACTGCATATATCCAAAAATCACATTTAACGTAAGGACTCCTCCAGTTTGAAACGTAAATGCAACATGTAAATAGTCACATGGGAATGTGCAGGCAGTTTCACCACAGAAACAGTGAAGGATGTGATTCTAGCCCCAAAGGAAtacacaaaggggtatatttataaagatgtgcAAACTCATTGAAATACACACATAATTAATGCTGTAGTGCCCCACCTGTAGTTATAAAGCTATGTAATTGTTGGAAAATGCAGCTGAACATAAGCGCTTCAAGGTGAAGTAAACAGTTTTTACTTCAGGCCCCTGCAAAGGCTACCCTCCCCAACCTCTTCACCCAAACTCCTAAATGGGCCCCCCTATGGACATTCCCCATGTTTGGCTGCTGCCCATTGGGTATGAGGTATGGGTGAAGTTTGGGTGATGTTGCTGGGAAGAGGGCCTGCCCAGGGACctaatttgtttaaataaaaaaaaaaaaaaggaatgcttAACATCTCAAAGGATTTTATAGCTGCATCCTgaaaaacagaagaagaagaaacccaAATAGAAGCAAGGAATGTGGAGAATATTTTTTGACAGTTCTACAATTCATGCCAACCAATGCTACCCCCCATATCGGAACATATTATACTCCATATAACTAAACAGCTATAATTCAGAATCAATAGAAGAAATTGGTTCATAACTACAAAAGGCTACCAATCCTCTCTCAACCTACAGTACAAAGCTCCCTTTTTATATCACCcacaaaaatgataaataaagggGCATTTACATTACATCATTTATTGCACATGTTGTCCTTACAGTGTGTTAAGGGGGGACTATAAATATGGTCCAGCGTTTTGCTCAATATTGACATTATTGGCATATCTTgaacaaaaatagaaataatcaGTGGGATCTTTTCAACAGCAAAAAGAATAAAGATGGTGGCTCTTGGTTTTACTTATTTGACTCATTTGTGCCAACCCTACcagggaaaaaaaccccaatgcTATACAGTAGTTTTATTTCATATTAGTTCCACTGCATAAACTCCCCATAAGGGACACATTGCTCCACTTCATCACCAGAGGTTACATACACTTAAAATCAAACCTGACACAGATACTTTAAGTTAAAAACGGTCAACACCACATATTAAAAATGTCTAATATTAACTTTAACAATCTCAAGTAGGTCTGTTTGTTAAAAGTGCAAATGCATAGTAAAAATAAGAAGACAAGGTGGCAAGAAGGTATTttgaaggagaaagaaaggttaaattaCTGGAggagccaaatgttagacacccccttGTGCtgttagcaaaaaaaataaaaaaaagaactggcCCTGGGTACatatcagtgagcaccatggagagatcctcttcttcAGTAGCCCTGGGCTACACGTGAACAGTAGATTGAAAAAACTGCCTTTTTGCGTAAAGTTTACTGTACTGCACATCCGGCATGATGGAGGAAGAAGCAAGAGGAAGAGTTTGCTCAGTAGTACCCTTGGATGGTcaagttttctgctaacaggagcactggcctggggtatcaggtaagtgataatTACTgtgggtgtctaacatttggaacccaccagtgatttaacatttccttctcctttaaatatataggtTATCCATCCCAGGAACAACGGACTGTCCTATGTTGACTGAGTAACTTGTTTTCgctgaataaataaattatgaaaaagacAGAAATCAAAACTATGTATACTGCATTATTTTGTACAAAGAGAGCTCACATGTGGTTCACTGGGGTTAGAAGTAAATTAACAAAAATGTGATGCTGGTatgaaaactcaaaaataaatcTGCCAACTTGTGCCCAAATGAAAAACTTCATCAACTATGTATACATTCACACTGTTTTCAGCATAATCATTCAACATTTAATACAAATACTGGGCAGCTTGTATATAACCATGAGCATTCTCGTGAGGTTGCCATGGGTCTATAACAATGTAAGTCATAGTGCAGCTATTGGGAAATCGTATATGCCTCTATGAATGCAGACTGCAGCATGTGTCAATAAGTATGAGTGACACAATTATCTACACAAGGGTTATCACCACTACAAAGAAGATGTTATTGTCCTTAATATTTTTAAAGCTGAAGCACCCTTTTTTATTGACATCTATATGTCAATCCAAGCAGCACTACTCCAGGCAAAAATAAAACAGGCTCTCTCAGTATTTAAAATGACTCCCTTCTTGATAAGCATCACCTGTTGGAAGAGCGACTCCACAGAAGTCTTCGGCTTTTgactagggatgcagcgaatccactattttaggattcagccaaatcccaaatcctttgtgaaagaattggttgaataccgaatcgaatctgaaccctaatttgaatatgcaattaCAGAAACAAGGGTAAAGTGAGAAATTTTAGATTTTCttgtttttgtgataaaaagtcacaaaattttttgaattcggtgcatccctaataatgacaCACAAGACAATTATTTTATGATGTGGGTATTCCATATTGCTGTAAAAATTTGATCATTTATAGTCATTCACTTTTTCGTTTTTGGAGGGAAGCCCCAGTGTAACGGATTCTACATTTATACATTAGATATATAGATGCTAATGCCATTATGGCACCAAGCAGAGGAGGCCCACAGGCATCATATTCTTGTGCAAATCCAGACAGGAGGGGAGCTAGAATTCGTCCAACTGATGATACAGACTGTCCTATGCCAATGAGGGTACCactgccatattgcttccctACTGTAAGCTCAATATCCACAATGCATGTCCTCCCAATATTGGTAGAAAATgccaaaaaagtaaaagacaggACAACTACCCAGATCTTAGATGCTAATGAATACgtaaagatgcaaaaaaatgtgagaatgcttgcATGCATCAGCATTGTATATGAGCTGTGTTCATACAGTTTAGAAAGGGTTCCCATTAAAAAGCCAGCCACAACTCCAAGAGAGCTGCTGTAACTTATAAGGTAACCAGTTGTCCGAGGTTTCATATGAAACCTTTCCTCCATTGCTAAGGCAAAGTTGCTGTAGCAGAGCATCACAGAAATAGCCATTAGCAAACGGACCAGAAAGATGTCCCACATGTCGGAAAAGGCTGCTCCTGTTACTTTTTTGAATACAGAAACGACTTTATCCCGAACAGTCCATGTTggatgattttttattatttctttattctcCTGTAAAACATCCAATTTCACATGAGAGTCTGGCGTAAGGTCAttagttttattttcattaacGATGTTGCCATTACAAAACTCTTCAGAACTCGGCATTATCCACACAAGACCTATTAATGCAAAAGAAGTACAACAACTTATCATTTAAACTCAgaaatgacatttatattttataccccAGTGAAACAAGATCCAAAGCCAATGTGTCACTGGGAGATTCCCCAGCAGCATGAAAATGCTGGGAGAAGCTAACTAAATTTTCACTACTTGGTTTCacgtgtggaaaaaaaacacacttgctgtCTCATAATTATTAACGACTCTTCACAGACAAATTTACTTGATTAGGAATCCCTGCCACAAGCAATAATTAGTTGCAATAAATGGGCAGAGAAAGGGTAACCTACCAAAGATTAAAAGTTTAGAAATATTCTTTAAGAATTACAaggtaaaattatttttagtaagcCTATAGTGTTAAACCAAGGCTCTGGGATGTTGTTGCTAAAAATGTTGCTCACTACAAAACTTATGCATATAATTTGAAtgacttttgttttttgtgtaaGCCCATTAAACGGAAAAGGATAGCTAATCAATTAGCATATTAGTAATATCCTGGTCCAGATACCTTGCACTTTAGCTCTGTGGGGCTAGGTAAAGGTATCAGTCTTTGCTTTAATCCTCTATTGAAGTCggtaaaaaatattacattcacCCCCAAAATATAAAGAATTTTGTCAAATATAGTGCAGTGCTGAATTACAACAATAAAAACACAGTAAGCTATTGTTATATACCTGCATTTAAGACAAATATTGCAGAACACAGGAAGCATGTGAGGTAAAATCCTCCTTGCAGCTCTGTCAGGTAGCCAGCAACCACAGGACCAAGGATAAATCCCATACTGGAAGCGGCATTAAACCTCCCCATTACACGCGGACGCTCTTTTTCCAGCACCAAGTCAGACAGTAAAGCTTTTGATATGGAAAGCGAGTGTTTAAAGATTCCTGGGAAGAAACAACATTATTTACTTGTGTTTGTTATCTAGACACAGCTATACAAAGATTCTAAAACATAGAATTACACCTCGGTTTATAATGCTAACAATGATCAGAGGGAGAGGgcataaaggaacagttcataacattaattattttctaacctattcatataaaatattaaaatattaagtcCATTATTAAAGGCAAGATAGTTATCTGATGATGCAATGACTTTAATCCTTGAAGAACACTCTTGAACCATTAGCCATCAACTAAAGatacataaaaacaaattatttgaaCACTGCACAAGCTTGGTTTTAAAAGAACCTCAACCATCTCTGTTTGCAGTCTTACCACTGCTCCTAAAAGTGGGGAATGTAAAATATTGTACACAGTTACAGAAGTAAGACTCAGCAAGTGTCTTGTCTAGCAGATAAGCATGTACAAAGCACCTTGTGGAAGAACCTCCACTTCCGAAGTGGTAAAATATACTATGAAAAGCTGTCGGATAACATCATTACCAACACTGCTGGGCTTTGTCTGGCAACCATGCGCTTGAAATGAAGGCCAGTCACCAATATTCACAAGATTTGACCCTTTCTAAACCTGCCCCATGAATGTACATATTTGTACATGTACAAAGTAAGAGTACCTAGTTGAAACTGCATCATTTTCAGAAAGTTAGCCCATCCTGTATAATGTGTGAGCATCTGTTGTTTTTTAGGAGGTGGCTCACATACGTTACCCCCACTAACAAAATATCTTGGGCATGCCATAAAAATGAATTTGAGGGCCAACATCTCATACACAGGCCTGCAGTTGGCCAGCTCTATTAACAATCAAATCACAAGGTTTTAATTTTGCTGTTGCTAATAATTTAGAGATCGGGAAAACAAATATCTTTATGTATTTGGAACTAAt
Proteins encoded in this region:
- the mfsd9.L gene encoding major facilitator superfamily domain-containing protein 9 isoform X1; this translates as MVGANYMTAATGGEKMKANRRFFQNCLHVVGFLDLFGVSMIVPLLNHHIKSLGASPTTAGIIGSCYGVLQLFSSSIVGSWSDIVGRRFSLITCILVSAFGYALLGLSTNIFICALARIPVGIFKHSLSISKALLSDLVLEKERPRVMGRFNAASSMGFILGPVVAGYLTELQGGFYLTCFLCSAIFVLNAGLVWIMPSSEEFCNGNIVNENKTNDLTPDSHVKLDVLQENKEIIKNHPTWTVRDKVVSVFKKVTGAAFSDMWDIFLVRLLMAISVMLCYSNFALAMEERFHMKPRTTGYLISYSSSLGVVAGFLMGTLSKLYEHSSYTMLMHASILTFFCIFTYSLASKIWVVVLSFTFLAFSTNIGRTCIVDIELTVGKQYGSGTLIGIGQSVSSVGRILAPLLSGFAQEYDACGPPLLGAIMALASIYLMYKCRIRYTGASLQKRKSE
- the mfsd9.L gene encoding major facilitator superfamily domain-containing protein 9 isoform X2 gives rise to the protein MIVPLLNHHIKSLGASPTTAGIIGSCYGVLQLFSSSIVGSWSDIVGRRFSLITCILVSAFGYALLGLSTNIFICALARIPVGIFKHSLSISKALLSDLVLEKERPRVMGRFNAASSMGFILGPVVAGYLTELQGGFYLTCFLCSAIFVLNAGLVWIMPSSEEFCNGNIVNENKTNDLTPDSHVKLDVLQENKEIIKNHPTWTVRDKVVSVFKKVTGAAFSDMWDIFLVRLLMAISVMLCYSNFALAMEERFHMKPRTTGYLISYSSSLGVVAGFLMGTLSKLYEHSSYTMLMHASILTFFCIFTYSLASKIWVVVLSFTFLAFSTNIGRTCIVDIELTVGKQYGSGTLIGIGQSVSSVGRILAPLLSGFAQEYDACGPPLLGAIMALASIYLMYKCRIRYTGASLQKRKSE